From Equus asinus isolate D_3611 breed Donkey chromosome 14, EquAss-T2T_v2, whole genome shotgun sequence, one genomic window encodes:
- the PRKRIP1 gene encoding PRKR-interacting protein 1 isoform X3 has translation MASFAASSVRPPRPKKEPQALVIPKNAAEEQKLKLERLMKNPDKAVPIPEKMSEWAPRPPPEFVRDVMGSSAGAGSGEFHVYRHLRRREYQRQDYMDAMAEKQKLDAEFQKRLERNKIAAEEQTAKRRKKRQKLKEKKLMAKKMKLEQKKQEGSSQSQEQPSSSSEEASGTEEEEEPSFIMGR, from the exons ATGGCGAGCTTCGCCGCCTCCTCGGTGCGACCACCGAGGCCCAAGAAAGAGCCACAAGCGCTTGTCATCCCCAAGAATGCGGCGGAGGAGCAGAAGCTCAAGCTGGAGCGGCTCATGAAGAACCCG GACAAAGCAGTTCCAATTCCAGAAAAAATGAGTGAATGGGCACCTCGACCTCCCCCAGAATTTGTCCGAGATGTAATGG GTTCAAGCGCAGGGGCCGGCAGTGGAGAGTTCCACGTGTACAGGCATCTTCGCCGGAGAGAGTACCAGCGACAGGACTACATGGATGCCATGGCTGAGAAG CAAAAGTTGGATGCAGAGTTCCAGAAGAGACTGGAAAGGAATAAAATTGCTGCAGAGGAGCAAACTGCAAAGCGTCGGAAAAAGCG CCAGAAGTTAAAAGAGAAGAAGTTAATGGCAAAGAAGATGAAActtgaacaaaagaaacaagaag GATCCAGTCAGTCCCAGGAGCAGCCGTCCAGCAGCTCTGAGGAGGCGTCTggaacagaggaggaggaggagcccagCTTCATCATGGGACGGTGA
- the PRKRIP1 gene encoding PRKR-interacting protein 1 isoform X2, which yields MASFAASSVRPPRPKKEPQALVIPKNAAEEQKLKLERLMKNPDKAVPIPEKMSEWAPRPPPEFVRDVMGSSAGAGSGEFHVYRHLRRREYQRQDYMDAMAEKQKLDAEFQKRLERNKIAAEEQTAKRRKKRQKLKEKKLMAKKMKLEQKKQEAKHELLMSATLLPCHMDHSSHLNLFACNLPLKQIQSVPGAAVQQL from the exons ATGGCGAGCTTCGCCGCCTCCTCGGTGCGACCACCGAGGCCCAAGAAAGAGCCACAAGCGCTTGTCATCCCCAAGAATGCGGCGGAGGAGCAGAAGCTCAAGCTGGAGCGGCTCATGAAGAACCCG GACAAAGCAGTTCCAATTCCAGAAAAAATGAGTGAATGGGCACCTCGACCTCCCCCAGAATTTGTCCGAGATGTAATGG GTTCAAGCGCAGGGGCCGGCAGTGGAGAGTTCCACGTGTACAGGCATCTTCGCCGGAGAGAGTACCAGCGACAGGACTACATGGATGCCATGGCTGAGAAG CAAAAGTTGGATGCAGAGTTCCAGAAGAGACTGGAAAGGAATAAAATTGCTGCAGAGGAGCAAACTGCAAAGCGTCGGAAAAAGCG CCAGAAGTTAAAAGAGAAGAAGTTAATGGCAAAGAAGATGAAActtgaacaaaagaaacaagaag ctaaacatgagttacTGATGTCTGCGACTCTACTCCCTTGCCATATGGATCATTCTAGCCACCTCAACTTGTTTGCCTGTAACCTCCCACTCAAACA GATCCAGTCAGTCCCAGGAGCAGCCGTCCAGCAGCTCTGA
- the PRKRIP1 gene encoding PRKR-interacting protein 1 isoform X1: MASFAASSVRPPRPKKEPQALVIPKNAAEEQKLKLERLMKNPDKAVPIPEKMSEWAPRPPPEFVRDVMGSSAGAGSGEFHVYRHLRRREYQRQDYMDAMAEKDPVSPRSSRPAALRRRLEQRRRRSPASSWDGDDVCHSGCLEPGTLCDHGFRKPSTRLRGGGCFSSVSLPRPRWVEAHGHPCWLLPVPVWAGLRACGTDDGLLDAQAHCQAAFINVPTGRGRCIALCPCFLCSRIWTVTSFGLVSVKGMFI, translated from the exons ATGGCGAGCTTCGCCGCCTCCTCGGTGCGACCACCGAGGCCCAAGAAAGAGCCACAAGCGCTTGTCATCCCCAAGAATGCGGCGGAGGAGCAGAAGCTCAAGCTGGAGCGGCTCATGAAGAACCCG GACAAAGCAGTTCCAATTCCAGAAAAAATGAGTGAATGGGCACCTCGACCTCCCCCAGAATTTGTCCGAGATGTAATGG GTTCAAGCGCAGGGGCCGGCAGTGGAGAGTTCCACGTGTACAGGCATCTTCGCCGGAGAGAGTACCAGCGACAGGACTACATGGATGCCATGGCTGAGAAG GATCCAGTCAGTCCCAGGAGCAGCCGTCCAGCAGCTCTGAGGAGGCGTCTggaacagaggaggaggaggagcccagCTTCATCATGGGACGGTGACGATGTGTGCCACAGCGGCTGTCTGGAGCCTGGCACACTCTGTGACCACGGCTTCAGAAAACCCTCCACACGACTGAGGGGAGGGGGCTGTTTCAGCTCAGTTTCCCTCCCAAGGCCTCGCTGGGTAGAAGCACATGGGCACCCGTGCTGGCTGCTCCCAGTGCCCGTGTGGGCAGGACTCAGAGCCTGTGGGACAGACGACGGGCTCCTGGACGCTCAAGCGCACTGCCAAGCAGCGTTCATTAATGTTCCCACTGGAAGGGGGAGATGTATAGCCCTCTGCCCCTGCTTCCTGTGCTCCCGTATTTGGACAGTGACGAGTTTTGGGCTGGTTTCTGTGAAAGGAATGTTTATTTAG